A genomic stretch from Pochonia chlamydosporia 170 chromosome 4, whole genome shotgun sequence includes:
- a CDS encoding methyltransferase type 12 (similar to Cordyceps militaris CM01 XP_006668555.1), giving the protein MDQHHHSQHEQNSSLPEERFKGSHPHLEDAPSPLGASSISGQEHPQQHSREDEAQLHQQSLTGQSSDNPTIAKSNEFCVSEGQGNAGKNFSTPDAVTTPEIITDGGGQHKQADSRHASSTTQLAVDKTSPIINTTQGPDLVQTPLVVPSTSALEPNMAKSNSAQQESSSKDGPEPRTEHIGEVCYSEGQTVSPSHGHDRPDSILSSPLTHPNGVSIFPHLSTTEQDALAQEAYTQAEESIIADSFTGSDVRDGETDGGYDSEGFSSASTSAESSVRDYMYENGRRYHRFREGTYNFPNDDVEQEREDMKHAMVKLLCSQKLHFAPIGNNPQEVLDLGTGTGIWAIEMGDQFPSAHILGIDLSPIQPDWLPPNVRFMVDDMESPWLHPRNHFDYIHSRHTVMAVKQWDRLYRRAFEHTKPGGWMEMQEIHHRPRSANLEGVISPDHPVAKFWRLVTEGLAALGVDLDISSGGVLAGRMQEAGFTNVTERVFHVPIGTWPKNKVLKTVGLYWRTILLDGLQAIALGPLTRGLHWSREEVELFLMDVRRAYHDNAALMYMPLHVIYAQKPTTSY; this is encoded by the exons ATGgaccaacatcaccattccCAGCACGAGCAAAACAGCTCCCTTCCGGAAGAGCGATTTAAAGGGagtcatcctcatcttgaaGATGCTCCCTCTCCACTAGGTGCTTCTTCAATATCAGGACAAGAACACCCCCAACAACATTCTCGGGAGGATGAAGCCCAACTTCATCAGCAATCATTGACAGGACAGTCATCTGACAATCCTACGATTGCCAAATCCAATGAATTTTGCGTCAGCGAGGGTCAAGGTAATGCTGGAAAGAACTTTTCCACTCCAGATGCCGTAACCACCCCAGAAATCATCACCGATGGTGGCGGTCAACACAAACAGGCAGATTCGAGACATGCGTCGTCAACTACACAATTGGCCGTTGACAAAACATCGCCTATTATCAATACTACCCAAGGGCCTGACCTGGTCCAAACACCCCTCGTTGTACCGTCAACCTCGGCACTAGAGCCGAACATGGCGAAATCGAATTCCGCTCAACAAGAGTCTTCTTCAAAGGACGGACCCGAGCCGCGGACCGAACATATTGGCGAGGTGTGTTATTCGGAGGGACAGACCGTATCTCCATCACACGGCCACGACAGGCCAGACTCAATACTCTCTTCACCCCTGACACATCCAAATGGAGTCTCAATATTTCCTCATTTGTCGACCACAGAACAGGATGCGCTTGCTCAAGAGGCTTATACACAGGCGGAAGAATCCATCATTGCGGACAGTTTCACCGGCAGCGACGTACGCGATGGGGAGACTGATGGAGGTTACGATAGCGAAGGTTTCAGTTCAGCAAGCACCTCCGCGGAGTCTTCAGTGCGAGACTATATGTACGAAAACGGGCGGCGTTATCACCGATTCAGAGAAGGCACGTACAATTTTCCCAACGACGATGTTGAACAAGAACGAGAAGACATGAAACATGCAATGGTCAAGTTGCTATGTAGCCAGAAGTTACATTTTGCTCCAATCGGGAACAACCCACAGGAGGTGCTGGATCTTGGCACTGGTACAGGCATCTGGGCCATAGAGA TGGGCGACCAGTTCCCGAGTGCACACATTCTCGGCATCGATCTTTCACCCATTCAACCAGATTGGCTCCCACCAAATGTCCGATTTATGGTTGACGATATGGAATCGCCATGGTTGCACCCCAGAAACCACTTCGATTACATACACTCTCGTCACACAGTCATGGCAGTCAAACAGTGGGACCGGTTATATAGGAGAGCCTTCGA GCATACGAAACCTGGTGGGTGGATGGAAATGCAGGAAATCCATCACCGGCCTCGCAGCGCCAACTTGGAGGGTGTTATATCCCCTGACCACCCGGTGGCTAAATTTTGGAGATTGGTCACCGAAGGCCTGGCAGCTCTCGGCGTTGACCTAGACATATCTTCGGGCGGTGTTCTAGCTGGGAGGATGCAAGAGGCCGGCTTCACGAACGTGACGGAGCGAGTTTTTCACGTTCCCATCGGCACGTGGCCAAAGAACAAGGTTCTCAAGACGGTGGGTTTGTACTGGCGTACTattcttcttgatggcttgcAGGCCATAGCTCTGGGGCCACTTACGCGAGGGTTGCATTGGAGTCGAGAAGAGGTGGAATTATTCCTTATGGACGTAAGGCGAGCGTATCATGACAATGCTGCGCTCATGTACATGCCGCTACACGTCATTTACGCACAGAAGCCAACGACTTCTTACTAA
- a CDS encoding O-methyltransferase (similar to Cordyceps militaris CM01 XP_006668554.1), translating into MAKFKVPTWLQSSQAGTNTTADAEKEKKKQNRRSFSGFAHHTRAKQEMPTIQKPAAIPEDPKTEAKAEASRLIALAKKITAEAEKLEEYLKENDLPQPGFGVDAPGDFPNLPSEIQKSRQEIVYATHELGNLVRGPRESVRWGVWSFLDTLSLQIINNYGIAQLVPLDKPISLSELETKTSLDSTNLARILRHAMTNCIFCEPQPGLIAHTAASRKLAEDHALQDWVGFNSEDIFPSAANVLKSLKEHPAATSLTTTGFNFAFDTVDKEPMFVTFGKDPVRAKRMGGAMASLTGGEGYEVSHFVDNYDFSQEDERGGTFVDIGGSHGFVSVDLAKKWKNMKFIVQDLPKTVGSAPSPISEDESVASRVQLEAHDFFKEQPVKDADVYYFRWIIHNYSTPYAVKLLKNLVPALKPGARIVINDHCLREAGSENPWDEKLMRSMDMIMLTLLNAQEREEQEFKALFKAADERFSFKGVTRTPGCRMSVIEAVWEPEQVTVNGTSAQAGPAEGTE; encoded by the exons ATGGCAAAGTTCAAGGTGCCAACTTGGTTGCAGTCCAGTCAGGCAGGTACAAACACGACGGCCGACgcggagaaggaaaagaagaagcaaaacAGACGCTCATTTAGCGGTTTTGCCCATCATACCCGGGCAAAACAAGAAATGCCAACGATACAAAAACCCGCGGCTATTCCCGAAGACCCGAAGACTGAAGCCAAGGCAGAAGCATCTCGACTCATAGCTTTGGCAAAAAAGATTActgcagaagctgaaaaACTGGAAGAATATTTAAAAGAAAACGATTTGCCGCAGCCTGGGTTTGGTGTCGATGCCCCGGGTGACTTTCCAAATCTGCCATCCGAAATACAAAAGAGCCGTCAAGAAATTGTGTACGCGACGCATGAACTGGGGAATCTTGTTAGAGGACCACGAGAGAGTGTACGATGGGGCGTTTGGAGT TTTCTGGACACCCTCTCTCTTCAGATCATCAACAACTATGGCATAG CTCAACTCGTGCCGCTTGACAAGCCCATTTCACTTTCAGAACTCGAGACCAAGACCAGCCTAGATTCCACAAACTTGGCGCGAATCCTCCGGCATGCCATGACAAACTGCATATTCTGTGAGCCCCAGCCAGGGCTGATTGCCCATACCGCGGCATCACGCAAGTTGGCTGAGGATCATGCACTACAAGACTGGGTGGGATTTAATTCCGAGGATATCTTCCCCTCCGCTGCAAACGTTCTCAAGTCTCTCAAAGAGCATCCCGCAGCCACATCTCTCACGACCACTGGATTCAACTTTGCCTTTGACACTGTGGATAAGGAGCCAATGTTTGTAACATTTGGCAAAGATCCAGTACGCGCAAAGCGCATGGGGGGTGCAATGGCAAGTTTGACGGGAGGTGAGGGATATGAAGTCAGCCACTTTGTCGATAATTACGATTTCTCCCAGGAAGATGAGCGAGGAGGTACCTTTGTCGACATCGGAGGCAGCCATGGATTTGTGTCTGTGGACCTGGCCAAGAAGTGGAAAAACATGAAGTTTATTGTTCAAGATCTGCCAAAGACAGTCGGCAGCGCGCCGTCGCCAATCTCTGAGGACGAATCGGTTGCGTCTCGAGTTCAACTTGAGGCGCACGACTTTTTCAAAGAGCAGCCGGTAAAGGATGCCGATG TGTACTACTTCCGATGGATCATACATAATTACTCAACCCCCTATGCTGTCAAACTCCTCAAGAATCTCGTACCGGCCCTCAAGCCCGGAGCAcgcatcgtcatcaacgACCACTGTTTGCGAGAGGCCGGCTCAGAAAACCCCTGGGACGAGAAACTCATGCGAAGCATGGACATGATTatgttgaccttgctgaATGCCCAAGAACGTGAGGAACAAGAGTTCAAAGCATTGTTCAAGGCTGCCGATGAACGCTTCTCTTTCAAG GGTGTCACACGTACTCCAGGTTGCAGAATGAGCGTCATCGAAGCCGTTTGGGAGCCAGAACAGGTTACAGTCAATGGAACGTCTGCACAAGCCGGCCCAGCTGAAGGTACGGAGTGA